A region of the Corticium candelabrum chromosome 4, ooCorCand1.1, whole genome shotgun sequence genome:
CGGCACAAGATTCTGGCCATCAACGGGTTTGCACTGGCTGTTCTCACTTACAGTTTTTGATGCCATTCATTGGAGGACcatggacctgcagcagcttgatcgatGGACCAGAAAAAATCTCTcaatgcacggtgtccaccatcctgcgaCAGATGTTGACCGGCTGTAAGCTCTGTGCACCGAGGGTGGTCAACTGTTACAACGAATCGAGTCAACATAccagtcttgtattgtggggATGGTCTGTTATCTTCGTAGCAGCTCTGATCTCTTTATGCAAATGATACAGGAATGTGATGGTAGGAGGTTCTCTCATTTGATCCGACACATGGCTCGTCAGTTTACTACACAGCTGCAGGGAAGTCTCTCGAAGGACAACAAGTTACAGAACATGCATGGAAGTGGGACCATCCTGTGTGATGGTGTCTTTGAGCAGCACCTCAGACTGATGCAAGACATATGCAGCAGTTCTCTTTGTGTACAGTCCTGAGGCGTAAAACCTATGCATGGTCAGTATTGCCGTCTTACTGAGaaaccacctgtggacataaaagagacctacggatggctgaAGTCATCGAACCTTCCTGCTGCAACCGAGGGACTGGTAGTTGCTGCTCAGGACCAAGCTCTTTGGACTCGGTATTATGAGCACAACATTCTGCATCAAGATGTCAGTTTCACTTGTCCCTTGTGCAGTGcaggcctggagacagtcaGTTGACTACATTGTGGCAGACTGTAGTGCTTTGTCActgatggactacactgatcaacaaaatcaggtggcctccattatcTACTGGGacttgtcgtcattttggggtttcAGTGGAGAgtagatggtaccggcatcatcctgataggcttgtggagacgaacGGCATCATTATGATGTTGgatacagccatccctactgaTAGATAGGTGCCAATcatcctgacatctgtttcagaaataagaagacaagcatttgtcttcttattaATATTAGCTGTCTTGCTTATGGCTACATCGCTAGGAGACAGtctgagaagttgacgaagtacagtgacttgcagGTGGAGGTAAGCCGCATCTGGCAGTGTTGGACACTTGCTGTTCTAGTGGTGTTGAGAACGgtgggcacagtgcacacagCTATTTCACGGtagctggacattattccaggttatcacaacctgcagcacttacagaaaacagtgcttcttggatccagtcggatcctacACAAAGTCATGTCTtttgtctagacagccatgatggtctaagcacctctgaggcagtaTTTGCTTCCAGTTCTTACAAGAGACTTTACGAACCAGACTTATCTGGTCTCGAGCACACATGGCATGAATTGTACGTGTAAATGTATCTAGACACACAGTAAGAAGGCCAAAGCAAGTGGGCTACCACAACCCATGTCAGAATAACCTTTAACTTCTAAGTCAACATGTGGTGCAGTTGGTCTTCACTATGCACCGCTGGTGATTCCAATGGGGCAATGGTGGAAGCGACATGCTAGCATCCGTTACTTCTGCAATATTTAGAGCCGAAATAGGGGGGTTGAGATGGATGCTGAGGGTAAGAGAAGGATAGAAGACGAGAGAGAGGGAAAAAAGGAAAAGGGAAAGATGAAGGAAGAGGGAAGAATGTGGAAGAGGGGGAAAGGCGGTGGAAGAAGGGAGTTGGGCAGTGGAATAGGGGATGATGGCTATTTAGCTATAGAGTTTGTTCAACATGATAAACATTgtctattttaattaatttacgtTAACCATAAGCAACAAATTTTTCTCAAACATCCAGTGTGCTATAGATGAGCCAGTGTACAACCATATTTATATTCGGGTTTATGTCCATTGTTTTATAATTTCCATTGTGGTATAATGTACAACCTAACATAGTATTAGAGAGTTTATGATGCAAAAATCAGTGCAGtttattgtaattgtattttCACATATTTCTGCATTTATTGTGCATAAATCAACTTTACTCACACCACTTGATACTGATCTACACGCACTTGCTATATGCGGGTCAGTGCAGTATATATAGGCCAATGTGCAACCCATATATCCAGGTTCGTTTTCATTGCAACGTTACGTTACATCCCCATTAGCAAAATGGAAGTAAGAAGAAAACCTCTACAGTCGCTTCAACAACATTGGAGTGTGGGCGCAGACCTTTCTTATCACATAATGTACAAAACAGTGtctttgcctgtctgcttcactgtctgtctgtctgtctgtctgtctgtgtctgtctgtctgtctgtcaatacatgtatttttcatatttgaattaggatgcaatagcaaatggctaactacgtttgtcctatgacaataaaagcaagagaaaacaactaacaactaaatacaatatatgtttaactactaattggttaaaGGGATCACTTTTGTATAGAACATCTACGAGTCTGGGCACTTGGCCTGTCCTGACaaggcattactgattttcttcagaagtacattggcattgcaacgttgcaattgaatggcaattctttgacGTTAATAGTCTTTAAACTCTGCCTTGTTTGATTTCCAAAGTCATCTTTTGATCGTTTTGACAAGTCATGTAAATAGgtctctgccttcttgccccatcttccaaaatgttccaagactagtggaaccactctcacagacaactcaccaggatgtttttctttctcatagTGAGCCAACTTCTTGTCTTCTCTTCTAGCAGTGGCTGCTCCCTGGCTGACGTTGGAAATATGTCCGaactccacggatgagcaaGTGCTATATCTAACTCTACGTTGGAACCAATACCAgtatcaaaaacaacaatgtctgggcGGCTGTTAGATGTAgcatatctatcttttgggaCTATTGTGTGTTGAATTTTGAGATCGTTTAGACACtctgaccacacagacatgatTGAGTCATGTGACTACACAGGACCACCCTCTGTTTTGCGTGTAATCTGATGATGTCCGCTTGAGTCACCAGTTGCTCatccacagtcacacgtctgAATATTATCACAGAAAGGCAAGGGAAGTCCAAATCTCAGGTAAGCCGCCAACCAAACTTTGGAGGGTTTAAGTGTGAGCTTCCCTGAAGTTGGAATAGCAGACAACCAAGAGCCTGCACCTTTGCATTGCAGAGAGCGAAGTCTAGCACCATCTCGAAGTGAAGTTGCATTCTCAATTAAGCAAGTAGCTTCCATTTTAACATTTTCTTTTGAGATCTTGTGTTGAAGCCTCTTTGACTCAGACAACATCTCCAGTAAGGACTGGGATGGTGGTACAATTGAATTTAGTGTCTGACCTAGACAGCTAAAAGAGGGTGTTGACATGACAACTTTGTCTATTTCAGGTTTTATATCTGGAAAACAAATGGGCAATTCATTCAAGAATGAGCCCACAAAGCCAGGAAGGCTGATGAAGCAACTGATTGAACCAATGACATACCAAAACCACCATACTTGATTGGTTGGGTTGCTTGGtgccatgtctgtctgtctgtctgtctgtctgtatgtatgtatgtatgtatgtatgtatgtatatatgtaccaCTTGATACATAGTTTAGATTTAGTCCAGTTTAGATCGAGTGGTGGTATTTTCAATCTTCGACGACTGAAAGCCAAAACAATGGTTTCTGACGTGATAGTTCGGGACCTATTGTTTGCCGATGACTGTGCAGTCTGTGCTCATACGTTTGATGACATCCAATGTATCATGAAGTGCTTCAATAGATCTGCAGAGCGTTTTGGTCTTtcaatcagtttgaaaaagaCCCATGCGCTTTTCCAACCTAAGCCTGGAGGCAGTCCAGTTCCTCCACCAATCATGGTGGGTGATCACCCCCTTACGTATGTCCAAAATTTCATCTATCTCGGTAGCTCTTTGTCAGTTGACACCACACTTGCCACGGAAGTGTCCTGCAGAATTTCAAAAGCTAGCTCAGCTTTTGGCAAGCTTTCCAGGAAGCTGTGGAATAGACATGATATTAAGCTGACGACCAAAATATCTGTATACAAAGCAGCCATCTTACCAACTTTATTATATGGCTGTGAATCATGGACACTGCTCCGTCGAAATTTTGCTGTGCTTAGCAGCTTTcacatgagatgtcttcgtcgGATCTGCGGTATTAAGTGGGAGGATATGGTTCCAGACACAGAGGTACTTTCTGTAAGCAATATGTGTGGTCTGGAGTACTACCTCCTTAAATGTCAATTTCGTTGGGCTGGTCACGTTGTCCGAATGTCCGATACAAGAACTCCCAAACAACTTTTTTATGGGCAATTGGGAGAAGGGGCGCGACACCAGGGAGGTCCAAAGCTGAGATTTAAAGACTCTCTAAAGGCTAACTTGAAGAAATGCTCCATCAACCCTTCCAGTTTTGAGACCCTTGCAAAAGATAGGGCACTGTGGAGGAACCGTTGTCATAAATGCATTCAAAGTTTTGAGGAAAGTCGTCTGAAAGCTGCTAGAGCTAAGAGACAGTGTCGCAAAGACCAGCAGCGACTCCACCTTCAACAagttcaacagcaacaacatctgcaacaactacaatcATCACATGTCAGTCCTTCTTTTCGTTGTCTGACATGTGACTTAGTGTGTCGCTCAAAAGCAGGACTCATGTCTCACATGCGACacaagaaacattaaagagtcatcactgaaatcagtggacataccatcatgtatatatgtatgtatgtatgtatgcaactgtttagacagatcaactaaacgttttggcttgagtatcagcttgaaaaagacagaagtgcTTTTTCAACCACGTCCAGGCTCAAACTATAACCCTCCTCCAGTTATGATTGGTGATCACCCATTGTCTTATGtcagcaatttcaagtatttgggtAGTTTCCTTTTGaataatgcaactgttgatgcagatgtctctcataggatatcaaaggccagtgctgcttttggtaaattgtacaacagactctggcaaaggcatgaaatcaaactgaccaTGAAAGTTGCAGTTTGCAAAGTAGtagtcttatcagttctattgtatggatgcgagtcatggacccttcttcgttgtaacctcaaaagtttggagagttttcatctgtgatgtcttcgccgcatatgtggaatccagtggactgactatatacccaacacagaagtgttatcttgttgtaacatcagtggcattgagtcttttgttatgaaatgctaatttcgctgggctggtcacatgtctcgaatgcctaatgatagaattcccaaacaactcctttttggtcaactggaacagggccatcgtcatcaaggtggtcctaaattacgttataaagattttatcaaggctaatatgaaatcctgtgggattgacttcctgcattttgagaaactatccaatgatagaacaaactggagatctctctgctattcatcactccaacagtttgaaggaaattgtattagacatcttcaagctcaatgtcagaaacggaaagaacaaattgtttctaccaacaagtcatttgtttgtcaatcttgtggaaaggaatgccgttcaaaagcaggtgttaaatcccaccagagacacagaggacactaaagagagtcatcactgttatcagtggagatgccatcatcatgtatgtatgtatgtctgtctgtgcagcTCCCCGGATTTTATATCTTCCAGTGAATAACCTGGGTTTGAGCATGCGTTCAATCTCTACACTGTACAAAACACTTCAGATAAGTAGATTCTACAGTCTGATATGCTCACAAGACAATTGTGTTTGTCGCCTGGTAAATCACAAGGCGTCTGTAGATAAGGAGGATAATCATCACAAATTTAGGtcttcagcaacaacaacatctttACTCCATGATGTAACTGCTGTCGGCAATAATGgtaacaacacaaaatgcaaGATGACATCCATCATCCAACTTCAAGACACAAACCAGCACCTAGATCATCTAAAATCTTGTGTTGTACAAGGATCTGTGTTTCGACTTCTATCATTTAAAGGAGAAGAAATGTGGTCAAGAGTTGTCTCAAGATTCAATGACAAGACCTTTTCATTTGTTATTGACAGTATTGTTGATGTCTTACCACATAAAGTCAATCTGAACAAGTGGCAAGAATCAGACACCAGGAAATGTCCACTCTGTGACTCTGATCTTGATGCATGTGTTGAACAATTGTTCTTATTCACTAAAGACCAATTGATACACCTGGTGGCACAATTCTGTTCCAGCTGATAGTTGGCAGATTACTGTTGCTTTACCTGGACGGGTATATTCATTACCATTTGATCTAGGAGACATCACAGCACAACCAGACAGTTGCTTGGTctgaaacacacaaaaaattgTTATATTCGAAGTAACAATTTCGTTTGAGGAAAAGTTAGCAGATGCTGCCAGACGGAAACAAGATCGTTATGCACCACTCTGTAAACAAATATCAAGTTTGGGTTGGTGGACAAAATTACATACCATTGAAGTTGGTTCAAGAGGTTTTTTAACATCCCAAGTGTAGGATCAATGGAAAAGTTTACCAAGTCACAACACTCACGAAAGTCGTTTCTTTTCCTTCTACATAAGATCTGCAGAATTGTCATCGGATGCTCATATGCAATTTGGTGCAAGCGGGACAAATCTGACTGGATAAAAACTGACTTGTTTTCATAgatatcattgatatcataGAAGAAATGTTAACGTTAGAAATAGTATATGTAGTGATTAGATAGTATTTAGTGGTTCATTGTTAGTTTCTGCGCCACATCTGTATGTAATGGCAGGGGCCACAGATACGCCCATGCATTTATGGAAGAATaaaacactgtctgtctgcacaaAGATTATTTGTGTGCAGCTGAAGCCAGATTTGACATCTTACTTCGCTCCTCTTCAACATATAGGATAGCTACACCAGGAGGATCAGAAATGCTAGTCCACCACCACATTCTAATGCTACTGGAGTCAGATCCAGAATTGGGAGATATTTCCAATGCCTTCAATTGTGTCTCAAGACAATAACGTTTGAAATGAGGTGGTAACTCACTTTCCTGAAGTCGATGCTCGTGTCCAACAAATGTATGGCATCACTATAAGTAAGTCCATTTCTGTACTTCAATGGTAAATCTGTGTCAGTTATTCCATCAGAAGAGGGGATACACCAAGGGGATCGTTGGGTCCCTTTCTTTGTCTGTACATCCAATTATCAACAGGCTTCAAATGAAGCACAGTGACCTTGCTATTTTGGCTTACTTGGATGACATTTTTGTTGTCGGCTACAGTCAACAGTATGAGTCTATTCTAAATGAGCTAAGAAAAAATAACTTTGATCCATCAACCTGACGATTTGTGATCGAAAGTGTGAAATATATTTGCCATCAGTCAAAGAGAGTAATATAATCAGCTACTCAGCTCATGTAGTAACTTCTGGTGTTGAAATCCTTGGAGTTCCTGTTGGCAATGATTCTTACATCCAGTCTAGATGTAACAAGACAGCAGCTGCAGGTGAAGTTTCTGTTTTCAATTGCTCACCTTGAATGATCCTCAGAGTGCACTTCTTCTACTTCGGTACTGTCATGTTCTTACACTGACTTATTTAGCATTAGCAAGATGTGTGCCTCCTCGTTCTAAATCAAGCTTCTCATATTCATGACCAACCATCAAGAGGCACGATACTGGGGTTGATGACACTTGATGAGTTGGCGTGGGAACAAGCATCTCAAGATCAAATTGGGAGGTTTTGGCATTACAACCTTGATGAAAATTTTCACTGCTGCCTTTGTGGGATCATGGTGTAATTCACTATACAAAATTCCTCAAAGATTTCCATCTAGAGCAGATCTATGTGACAATCTAATCAACTATGCTAGTCCACCTCATTTCTATCAGCATCTTTGTGAGGCAGTTGCAAGCCTTCGTGCCATTGTAGGATTGGATGGAGAGGCACTCACACCTCAGACTTTGTCTGGACTTATGGCAAATCCAGTAAGACTCCAAAATCATTTAAGCTCTGATATCACTGAAGATAATGCTGCAACATGTATTATGCAAACATCTTCTGTCAAGCATGCTGCAAGGATAAGGTCATGTCAGAGACGTTGAGCTGGTTCATTGCTTCAAGCTATGCCTTCAGCAtcaaaatttgttattaaatcTACAGAATTTTGGTTGGCAGCATTCTTGAGACTTGACATTCCTTTACCTTTTTCTCAAattgttaccaagtgtgaCTGTGGCACAAGtcttgatgaacatggttacCATCTATTAATCTGCAAGTTTGGTGGGCTTGGGGCCCAGTGTGGCAACATAATACAATT
Encoded here:
- the LOC134178970 gene encoding uncharacterized protein LOC134178970, coding for MVSDVIVRDLLFADDCAVCAHTFDDIQCIMKCFNRSAERFGLSISLKKTHALFQPKPGGSPVPPPIMVGDHPLTYVQNFIYLGSSLSVDTTLATEVSCRISKASSAFGKLSRKLWNRHDIKLTTKISVYKAAILPTLLYGCESWTLLRRNFAVLSSFHMRCLRRICGIKWEDMVPDTEVLSVSNMCGLEYYLLKCQFRWAGHVVRMSDTRTPKQLFYGQLGEGARHQGGPKLRFKDSLKANLKKCSINPSSFETLAKDRALWRNRCHKCIQSFEESRLKAARAKRQCRKDQQRLHLQQVQQQQHLQQLQSSHVSPSFRCLTCDLVCRSKAGLMSHMRHKKH